The following proteins are co-located in the Carassius auratus strain Wakin chromosome 7, ASM336829v1, whole genome shotgun sequence genome:
- the LOC113105290 gene encoding interleukin-8-like, whose translation MMKFSTSAFMLLICTAALLSTTEGAKQIQLRCECIKTHSDPIPFKLIQSLRVNEAGPHCKNEEIIATMKKGTTCLNPAKDWVISLKEKFNKKNVKSQN comes from the exons ATGATGAAGTTCAGCACATCTGCCTTCATGCTTCTGATCTGCACAGCTGCACTGCTGTCCACAACAGAGG GAGCTAAACAAATCCAGCTACGCTGTGAGTGTATTAAAACACATTCAGACCCAATCCCATTCAAACTAATACAGTCACTGAGGGTGAATGAAGCTGGACCACACTGCAAAAATGAGGAGATCAT TGCCACAATGAAGAAAGGAACGACATGTCTTAATCCTGCAAAAGACTGGGTGATTTCTCTCAAGGAAAA ATTCAACAAGAAGAATGTCAAGAGTCAAAACTGA
- the LOC113105291 gene encoding interleukin-8-like — MMKFSTSAFMLLICTAALLSTTEGAKQIQLRCECIKTHSDPIPFKLIQSLRVNEAGPHCKNEEIIATMKKGTTCLNPAKDWVISLREKFNKKNVKSQQ, encoded by the exons ATGATGAAGTTCAGCACATCTGCCTTCATGCTTCTGATCTGCACAGCTGCACTGCTGTCCACAACAGAGG GAGCTAAACAAATCCAGCTACGCTGTGAGTGTATTAAAACACATTCAGACCCAATCCCATTCAAACTAATACAGTCACTGAGGGTGAATGAAGCTGGACCACACTGCAAAAATGAGGAGATCAT TGCCACAATGAAGAAAGGAACGACATGTCTTAATCCTGCAAAAGACTGGGTGATTTCTCTCAGGGAAAA ATTCAACAAGAAGAATGTCAAGAGTCAACAGTGA